In Flavobacterium piscisymbiosum, the sequence AACGGTGACATCGCCACCAAAGTGCTTCAGAACACATAATAACAGTATTGTTTTCTATGGCAATGTGTTTTAGATCTTCAATGCCATTTTTAAATTCATCAGATTCCATGTAATCAGCATAGCCCCTGAAAGAAGGATTTTCCCAACGGGTATTTTTTGTGTTTTTTTCAGCTTTTCGTCTACCGCCCAAACTGGGCAAATGAATATAGTATATTCCGGCCTTTTCCGCGGCTATTTTTAAATTATCCTGATTGAATTGAGGAAATTTACGAGAACCTGGTATACTTCTGATATCAGCAAGAATTTTAATATTGAACGAATGCAATATTTCCAAAAACTCTGTTAAACTATGAGTTGAATGTCCTATAGTGTAAAGTGTATGTTTAGCTAATTGTTTCAATCTATTTATTTAATGTTAGAATATATTTGTCTATATACAATTGCTTTTCTTTGGATTTGTATTGCTGAATATAGCGCGGGTGCTCAAGGACTGTTATCCTATCAAATAAATTTTCCTCTTTGTTGATCTTTTGGATAAAATTGGCATTTTTCTTTCCAAGCACGAAAACCTCAGAAGTATCCAGCCCTAAACTTATGTGATTTTTTAAGGAAAGAATCATAAAACCCTTGACCATTTCAAAGAGCCTTAGGTCATCGTAGTAATTGGCATTTAGCCATTTGCCTTCTTTGGTTTTACGAATAATAGCTAAAGGAAATGGCGAATTGATATAAAAATCTTGATAGAAATCTTTGACCTCGCCATATTCAGCAATCATTTCATACATAAAAACAGATGATATTTCGTGTGTTTTTGCTGATTGCATTTTAATGCCACAAACATTTTCCAACCTTTTGGTATCTGTAAATGGAATACCGGTTACTCCAGCGCCATGGCGACTCGGGTTAATTCCGATAATGAATTTTCTTGATTGTAAATCGTTGTAATATTTATTATAAAACTGCTGCATTACCAAGATAGTTTCAGGATTGTCTACATAAGGGTTTAGTACTTTAAAATATTCAGGCAGCGGACCTGAATATTGTAAATTAGTATTGAAATCAATGATTTTATCAGCAACGGTTTTGGACATAATTGTTTAATTCTATATCTTCAATTCTTACGGTATCAAGTTCAGGATCGTTTAATTTGAAAGTATTTGCAATGACTTGCCTTTTGCAGACAAATCTTTTCAACCTTTTTTACCAAGTAATTAATAAAAAAACTAGATTTATTTCAACAAAAGCTTCTGAAACAGCTGTTCAAGTAAATATTTTCAGGTCATTAATTTCATATCGCAACCTGCTTTAATTCCCATTACTTCCAAGCTTAATATTATTCATTACCCTGTTTACTATTGCGTCGCAATATATTAAGTTAAATTCAAAAATATCATTTGGTGAATATGATTTTTCAATCTCTTTTCGCAACATCGTTTTAGCTCTATTCAACCTTACTTTAACATTAGATTCACTAATATTTAAAGCATCAGCCGTTTCTGAAACATTTAGTCCATTAATTTCCCTTAAAGAAAAAACCATTCGATACTCTATTGGAATTTGATTCAATGATGATTCAATAATGTTTCCTAGTTCCCTATTCATTACAATCTTATTTGTATCAGTATGTTGGTGATCTGAAAACATTGGCACGTCATTATTATTTATATCTTTTGAAACCTCATTTTTGAAACTGAACTTCTGTTTCTTTTTATAACAACTGTTTAGCATTATTTTGATTATCCATGTTTTGAAAAGGGCTCGATTTTCAAATTTTTGTAAATTAAAATAAACAGCAATAAAGGTCTCTTGCATTAAATCCTGAGTGTCTTCATGATTATAGTTGTATGACCTGCCTATTTTATAGAGATAAGGATTGTATCTTCTAATCAATATTTCAAATAATCCAAATTCCCCATTAATGATCTTGGTTATAATATCAGCGTCAGAATATTGTTCTTTTATTTTCATGTCCGGGTACAGTAAATACTGAGATATAATTTAAAAAATATTGAGTTTACAAAAAGAAGTAAAGTTGTAAACTCAATATAGTATTTAATTTAAGAAACTATTCGTGCGATTTTAGCCAGTGAAAATGCACCTATAGCCATTACGAAATCCCTTACAGCCACATCGAGATATGTACCACTAAACAGTAAGGTCAATCCAATGAGTGTTAGCCAAGCAGCCACAATGTAACCTCCAATTGCTGGTTTAGTCAAAACTATTATTCCTGCAACAATCTCAATTATTCCAACAAGAATCATAAAAGTGTGTGGAGAAAAAGGAATAATAGCTGCAACTCCCGGATTAAGATAGTTTTCCCATGTTGTCAATAAATTAACGAATTTATCCAGACCTGCAACAATTGGCACGATACCAAATGTTATCTTTAATAAATTGAAAGTTGGCGCAAGCCTCAATCGTAAATTGTTTGTTTCCATTTTCTTTTAAATTTAATTGTTTATTTAGAAGTAGAGGAAATGACATTCCAAAAGGTTACAAAAAAATGAAAAATAACCAAATATTTTTATCGC encodes:
- a CDS encoding DUF488 family protein, giving the protein MKQLAKHTLYTIGHSTHSLTEFLEILHSFNIKILADIRSIPGSRKFPQFNQDNLKIAAEKAGIYYIHLPSLGGRRKAEKNTKNTRWENPSFRGYADYMESDEFKNGIEDLKHIAIENNTVIMCSEALWWRCHRSMISDYLKAKHWAVLHIMEIGKTQEHRYTSPARIVHDCVFYSDEN
- a CDS encoding SMUG2 DNA glycosylase family protein: MSKTVADKIIDFNTNLQYSGPLPEYFKVLNPYVDNPETILVMQQFYNKYYNDLQSRKFIIGINPSRHGAGVTGIPFTDTKRLENVCGIKMQSAKTHEISSVFMYEMIAEYGEVKDFYQDFYINSPFPLAIIRKTKEGKWLNANYYDDLRLFEMVKGFMILSLKNHISLGLDTSEVFVLGKKNANFIQKINKEENLFDRITVLEHPRYIQQYKSKEKQLYIDKYILTLNK
- a CDS encoding sigma-70 family RNA polymerase sigma factor, with translation MKIKEQYSDADIITKIINGEFGLFEILIRRYNPYLYKIGRSYNYNHEDTQDLMQETFIAVYFNLQKFENRALFKTWIIKIMLNSCYKKKQKFSFKNEVSKDINNNDVPMFSDHQHTDTNKIVMNRELGNIIESSLNQIPIEYRMVFSLREINGLNVSETADALNISESNVKVRLNRAKTMLRKEIEKSYSPNDIFEFNLIYCDAIVNRVMNNIKLGSNGN